One genomic region from Nitrososphaerota archaeon encodes:
- a CDS encoding glycosyltransferase family 4 protein translates to MGILCVASQTPLIQLINTNVVGGAGVTDFSTLTEGVDYRFSPGGVSRMLYPLLKRMMQSGIIEGVEWISLNPNAPPKASLKGINLSHVTLPQAKIKGYGAVKEGIWRLFHGLWKPEVPEFWCDEYIDYMFLNRKFSELAYALHRQLDFDGFYIHDFQLLPMGSMLPTAEPKIFRWHIPFRTHDLPRSWQLALLKYLSYYDVVIVSSRTYLDELRRLGYEGDAFHIYPYIDPSQYTQPTAQQIQELRDRLGINEKDKVLLTVARLDPMKAQDKVIIALKRVVSKLPNTKLVLVGDGSFSSSKLGLSKGEKWLQHLKECAENKGLKGNVVFVGYLPEKDLGTAYAMCDAFILPSVREGFGLVVVEAWLYKKPVIVSSYAGVADLIEDGVNGLLFDPRNTNQLASKIIRVLSDEDLAEKLGKEGFKTSTLCHLDEGIKKEAEVLSKYLGGVRYATV, encoded by the coding sequence ATGGGTATTCTTTGCGTAGCATCCCAGACGCCGCTAATCCAGCTCATAAACACTAACGTGGTTGGAGGCGCAGGAGTTACTGACTTCTCTACTCTTACTGAAGGTGTGGATTATAGATTCAGCCCAGGCGGCGTCAGCAGGATGCTCTACCCGCTGTTGAAGCGGATGATGCAGAGTGGTATAATAGAGGGGGTTGAGTGGATCTCTTTAAATCCCAATGCTCCACCTAAAGCATCGCTTAAAGGCATCAATCTCAGCCACGTCACCTTACCTCAAGCAAAGATTAAAGGCTATGGCGCAGTGAAAGAGGGGATTTGGCGTCTATTTCACGGTCTGTGGAAACCAGAAGTCCCTGAATTTTGGTGTGACGAGTACATCGACTACATGTTCTTGAATCGTAAGTTCAGTGAGTTGGCTTACGCTCTCCATCGTCAACTTGATTTTGATGGCTTCTACATACACGACTTTCAGCTCTTGCCGATGGGGTCTATGCTCCCCACGGCCGAGCCGAAGATATTTAGGTGGCATATACCATTCAGAACGCATGATCTACCTAGGAGCTGGCAGCTAGCCCTACTAAAGTACTTGAGTTACTACGATGTGGTGATCGTGAGCAGCCGAACCTACCTTGATGAGTTAAGAAGATTGGGGTATGAAGGTGACGCTTTTCACATATACCCCTACATAGACCCTTCACAGTACACGCAGCCAACTGCGCAACAGATCCAAGAACTGCGTGATCGTCTTGGTATAAATGAGAAGGATAAAGTCTTGCTGACAGTGGCCAGATTAGATCCTATGAAGGCGCAGGATAAAGTGATTATAGCCCTTAAGAGAGTCGTCTCCAAACTCCCTAACACAAAGCTTGTGTTAGTAGGCGATGGTAGCTTTTCAAGCTCCAAACTAGGGTTATCAAAGGGTGAAAAATGGTTACAACACCTCAAAGAGTGCGCAGAAAACAAGGGGTTAAAGGGAAATGTGGTCTTCGTTGGCTATCTCCCAGAGAAGGACTTAGGGACTGCGTATGCGATGTGTGACGCCTTTATACTACCATCGGTTAGAGAGGGCTTCGGACTCGTGGTAGTTGAAGCTTGGTTGTATAAGAAGCCAGTTATAGTCAGCTCTTACGCAGGTGTTGCTGATCTGATAGAGGACGGTGTAAATGGGCTCTTATTTGATCCTAGGAACACCAATCAGTTAGCCTCTAAAATCATTAGGGTCTTGAGCGATGAAGATCTTGCTGAGAAGCTGGGTAAAGAGGGATTCAAGACATCCACACTCTGCCACTTAGATGAGGGTATAAAGAAGGAAGCTGAAGTCCTCTCAAAATACTTAGGCGGTGTCAGATATGCTACCGTTTGA
- a CDS encoding mechanosensitive ion channel family protein encodes MLPFESIYPIIYVAITLALTYIATKIVTLFIRGIFRSGIPIIAVHVEKVVIVAIWVIGVLIAVQTVGVRIDLILLLFALVGFAAILAFRDVLQNMAAKYFSELYVPFKLGDEITVLNYTGKVIGVNPTCTILLTKEGNIISIPNQMFMKEPIVNSTQAAWKEIIVPIVVPASIDLAEFEENVFKACNKLKMYWDENFPPLLTTKRRDEKEIHLELRLMVNAPEKKETAAAEINRRILEIQQKFRSKARQTP; translated from the coding sequence ATGCTACCGTTTGAGAGCATCTACCCAATAATCTACGTAGCCATAACTCTTGCTCTAACATATATTGCAACCAAGATTGTAACCCTCTTTATTCGAGGGATCTTCAGGTCTGGGATCCCCATAATAGCGGTCCACGTTGAGAAGGTAGTGATCGTGGCGATCTGGGTCATAGGCGTGTTGATCGCGGTTCAAACAGTTGGTGTAAGAATAGATCTTATCCTTCTACTATTTGCACTAGTAGGCTTCGCGGCGATCCTAGCATTCAGAGATGTGCTGCAGAACATGGCAGCCAAATACTTCAGCGAGCTTTACGTTCCATTTAAGCTAGGTGATGAGATCACCGTACTCAACTACACTGGTAAAGTGATTGGGGTCAACCCTACTTGCACGATCCTACTGACCAAAGAAGGGAATATAATCAGCATCCCGAACCAGATGTTTATGAAGGAGCCGATCGTTAACTCAACGCAAGCAGCTTGGAAAGAGATAATCGTACCAATAGTTGTGCCAGCCAGCATCGACTTGGCTGAATTTGAAGAAAACGTGTTTAAGGCTTGCAATAAGCTGAAGATGTATTGGGATGAAAACTTCCCCCCTCTTCTAACAACAAAGAGGCGTGATGAGAAAGAGATACATCTAGAGCTTAGGCTTATGGTAAACGCGCCGGAGAAGAAAGAAACAGCTGCCGCCGAGATAAACAGAAGGATACTTGAGATTCAGCAGAAGTTCAGAAGTAAAGCTCGGCAGACACCCTAA
- the otsB gene encoding trehalose-phosphatase, whose product MAPKHLWEEWNKIISTIKSSPSLFILLDYDGTLTPIVERPEDAYLSPETRNLLKTLADKQGYKVAIVSGRTLEDVKKRVGLEDLYYAGNHGLELSGPDVEFVHPRAKRLAGSVSKVYEELKGELGGFEGVIVEDKIFTVSVHYRAAPEEKVDLVKQKVLEVIRGWQRLQLNCGKKVLEVRPKLDWNKGRAAQLLIERVAPESLPIYAGDDTSDEDAFLKLSRGVTILVANTPIQTSAKYYLRSPDEVKELLKQLAVL is encoded by the coding sequence TTGGCGCCCAAGCATCTTTGGGAGGAGTGGAATAAAATCATAAGTACCATAAAGTCGAGCCCCTCTCTATTCATACTCCTAGACTACGATGGCACACTCACACCTATAGTGGAGAGACCAGAAGACGCATATCTATCTCCTGAAACAAGAAACCTTCTAAAAACCTTAGCCGATAAACAAGGATACAAGGTTGCTATAGTCTCAGGTAGGACCTTAGAGGATGTTAAGAAGCGGGTAGGCTTGGAAGACCTATATTATGCAGGGAACCACGGTTTAGAGTTGAGTGGACCTGATGTAGAGTTTGTGCACCCAAGAGCTAAAAGGCTGGCTGGAAGCGTTTCAAAAGTCTATGAAGAGCTGAAGGGAGAGTTAGGTGGGTTTGAAGGAGTTATCGTTGAGGATAAGATCTTCACGGTAAGCGTACACTACAGAGCCGCCCCAGAAGAGAAGGTAGATTTGGTTAAGCAGAAGGTGCTTGAAGTGATAAGAGGTTGGCAGCGCCTACAACTTAACTGCGGAAAGAAGGTGCTTGAAGTTAGGCCTAAGTTGGATTGGAATAAAGGAAGAGCTGCGCAGCTTCTCATCGAGAGAGTAGCACCTGAGAGCCTACCAATATACGCTGGGGACGACACATCAGACGAAGATGCCTTTCTAAAGCTCAGCAGAGGTGTGACAATCTTGGTGGCGAACACACCGATCCAAACAAGCGCAAAGTACTATCTTAGAAGCCCCGATGAGGTCAAAGAGCTTCTTAAGCAGCTAGCAGTACTGTAA
- a CDS encoding metal-dependent transcriptional regulator yields MVHRGVSGFSQGQEEFLELVYRLTASGGVARTSDLAEGLRTTLGTVTNLVERLERKGLVVHQPYRGITLTSKGKRIAAEIVKRHRLVERFLIDFLMIPSERAHKYACKMEHSLDKEVVDALASLLSTT; encoded by the coding sequence ATGGTGCACAGAGGTGTGTCAGGGTTTTCACAGGGGCAAGAGGAGTTTCTTGAGTTAGTGTATAGGTTGACCGCTTCGGGTGGTGTGGCTAGGACTAGCGATCTTGCTGAAGGGTTAAGGACTACTTTAGGTACGGTTACTAATCTTGTTGAGAGGCTTGAGCGTAAGGGGCTTGTGGTCCACCAACCCTATCGTGGAATCACTTTGACCTCGAAGGGTAAGCGTATCGCTGCTGAGATCGTTAAGAGGCATAGATTGGTAGAGCGCTTCTTGATCGATTTCTTGATGATTCCTTCTGAGCGTGCGCACAAATATGCTTGTAAGATGGAACATTCTTTAGATAAAGAAGTTGTAGATGCGTTGGCCAGCCTACTATCAACTACCTAA
- the feoB gene encoding ferrous iron transport protein B, whose protein sequence is MLNTKAEAKRITIALAGNANVGKSAIFNQLTGLNQTVANWPGKTVERAEGTLRFQDYTIKVVDLPGIYSLSTYSMEELVTREYLVEETPDVVVNVVDASALERNLYLTLQLLEFEAPLVIALNQVDFAAKKGVRIDVEKLSELLGVPVIPTIAVTGSGISEVLEACVGVVKSGRRRAQSRLKYGKEVEEYVGKLSEVLKERAPTLVSKYSARWLAIKLLEKDPQVVELVKREGFGQQILALAEAIIEHLEKMHGENSILVIASERYSVASRVAGEVVKIATPPKLSVEEKLSDLTARGILGYLILVTLFISIFATIFYVGGFFVALLEGFFTDLLLPAVEGLLTATPPLLAAFIVDGVLGGVVAGLTVVLPYIVPFYLILAVLQDSGYLPRAAFLMDNFMHKIGLHGKAFIPLLLGYGCSVPACISCRIMESDRERFLAAFVTVLIPCAARTVIILGLVGRYLGLPAAIAIYLFNLILVFLLGRLAYRTFPGEPVGLVMEMPPYRKPLARAVLMQTWSKTKDFIQIAFPIIVGGSMALQLLNISGLLQRASNLLEPLISWWLGLPAVSSIPLVFGVLRKELALILLGDALGTFDFSLVLSPVQMVVFTLVSMLYIPCVSTVAALLHEFGLRRTLFIVVVDITLALLVGGIAYRILMLVM, encoded by the coding sequence GTGCTTAACACTAAAGCAGAGGCAAAGCGCATAACAATCGCGTTAGCTGGGAACGCTAATGTAGGGAAGTCTGCAATATTCAATCAGCTCACAGGGTTAAATCAGACCGTTGCCAACTGGCCCGGTAAGACGGTTGAGAGGGCTGAAGGTACACTACGTTTTCAAGATTACACCATTAAAGTCGTTGATCTACCAGGCATCTACTCTCTCTCAACTTATTCGATGGAGGAGTTGGTTACTAGGGAGTATCTGGTAGAGGAGACGCCTGATGTAGTCGTCAATGTTGTGGATGCTTCAGCCCTTGAGCGTAACCTATACTTGACGCTTCAGCTCCTTGAGTTTGAAGCTCCTCTGGTCATAGCGTTAAATCAAGTCGACTTTGCCGCTAAAAAAGGTGTTAGAATCGATGTTGAGAAGCTATCTGAGCTGCTTGGAGTTCCAGTTATTCCTACGATAGCTGTTACCGGCTCTGGGATAAGTGAAGTACTCGAAGCTTGTGTCGGTGTGGTTAAATCTGGTCGGAGGAGGGCGCAGAGTAGGTTAAAGTACGGTAAAGAGGTTGAAGAGTATGTGGGCAAGCTCTCTGAGGTTCTTAAAGAGAGAGCTCCTACTCTAGTATCAAAGTATTCTGCAAGATGGCTGGCTATAAAGCTCTTAGAGAAAGATCCCCAAGTAGTTGAGTTGGTGAAGCGTGAGGGGTTTGGGCAACAGATCCTAGCTTTGGCTGAAGCGATTATAGAGCATTTAGAGAAGATGCATGGTGAGAACTCTATCCTCGTAATCGCGTCGGAGCGGTATAGTGTGGCGAGTAGAGTAGCGGGTGAAGTTGTCAAGATCGCTACGCCACCAAAGCTTTCCGTTGAGGAGAAGCTGAGCGATCTTACTGCAAGAGGCATATTAGGATACCTCATATTGGTTACGCTCTTCATAAGCATCTTCGCAACCATATTCTATGTGGGTGGCTTCTTTGTTGCACTTTTAGAGGGCTTCTTCACCGATCTGTTGCTTCCGGCTGTAGAAGGGCTTCTAACCGCCACCCCTCCTCTTCTAGCAGCATTTATTGTGGATGGTGTGTTGGGTGGTGTAGTTGCGGGTTTGACTGTTGTTCTACCTTATATCGTCCCCTTCTATCTGATTCTGGCTGTGCTGCAAGACAGCGGGTATCTGCCCAGAGCGGCTTTTCTTATGGATAACTTTATGCATAAGATCGGGTTACACGGCAAAGCGTTCATACCCCTCCTCCTAGGTTACGGGTGTAGTGTACCGGCTTGCATAAGCTGTAGGATAATGGAGAGCGATAGGGAGCGCTTTTTAGCGGCCTTCGTTACCGTGCTGATACCCTGTGCAGCGAGGACAGTAATCATCTTGGGTTTGGTGGGCAGATACCTTGGGCTACCCGCTGCCATAGCCATCTACCTCTTCAACCTTATACTCGTCTTCCTCCTAGGCAGATTAGCATACCGAACCTTCCCAGGCGAACCAGTTGGGCTTGTGATGGAGATGCCTCCATACAGGAAGCCACTTGCAAGAGCTGTTCTGATGCAGACTTGGTCAAAGACCAAAGACTTCATACAAATAGCGTTCCCAATCATTGTAGGAGGGTCGATGGCATTGCAGCTGTTGAATATATCTGGTCTGCTTCAGCGAGCCAGCAACCTCCTAGAGCCTCTAATCAGTTGGTGGTTGGGTCTGCCAGCTGTGAGCAGCATACCTCTTGTATTCGGGGTTCTCCGTAAGGAGCTCGCTCTTATACTCTTGGGTGATGCTCTTGGCACCTTCGATTTCTCTTTGGTTCTTTCACCGGTGCAGATGGTGGTATTTACCCTTGTAAGTATGCTCTATATACCCTGTGTGTCCACAGTCGCTGCTTTGCTTCACGAGTTCGGCCTAAGGAGAACCTTATTCATTGTTGTAGTAGATATCACATTAGCCCTTCTAGTCGGGGGGATAGCATATAGGATACTGATGCTTGTGATGTGA
- a CDS encoding molybdopterin molybdotransferase MoeA: protein MSRKEDISFQEAYKLTIEYVKPLGRELIPLTKLVGRVSAEDIYSKVNTPTADVSLKDGFAVKSKDVSDASSTNPKRLRIIGSLAAGEHKDLELTDGCAVKVTSGALLPKGAEAVVSIEFTAEREGYVEVYADAELGRNVLRKGSDLEAGSKILCKGELLYPSAISLLAAGGYDSLWVYKKPSVEIIATGSEVVAPGRKVGVGKVAATNLLNIYCWLASLGLKLRSRVVKDDVDVIRAALSKALHRADVVLTSGGAWKSEKDVVVKVLDDLGWQMIYHRVKIGPGKAIAFGLFGSKVVFCLPGGPPSNEIAFLQLVLPAIFKLCGLRRSLIPIVKARLAEEVRGQKDWTQFIYAHLSYSGDELVVKPIALKHRLQDMAEANSVFMIPEGVEVIEAGSIVDAQLLRPQTLAPLL, encoded by the coding sequence TTGAGTAGAAAAGAGGACATAAGTTTTCAAGAAGCCTACAAGCTAACAATAGAGTACGTTAAGCCGTTGGGTAGAGAACTGATCCCTCTAACTAAACTTGTCGGGCGTGTTTCCGCTGAAGATATCTACTCTAAGGTGAACACGCCTACGGCAGACGTCTCACTTAAAGACGGTTTTGCTGTCAAATCAAAAGATGTTTCAGACGCAAGCTCAACAAACCCAAAGCGGCTGCGTATCATAGGCTCACTAGCTGCAGGGGAACATAAAGACCTCGAGTTGACCGACGGATGTGCAGTTAAGGTAACTTCTGGAGCCCTTTTACCAAAGGGCGCAGAAGCGGTCGTCTCCATCGAGTTTACAGCTGAGCGGGAGGGGTACGTTGAAGTGTATGCCGATGCTGAGCTTGGGCGTAACGTGCTGAGGAAGGGTTCAGACCTAGAGGCTGGCTCAAAGATCTTGTGCAAAGGGGAGCTACTTTACCCCTCTGCGATCAGCCTACTCGCTGCTGGCGGATATGACTCACTCTGGGTCTATAAGAAGCCATCGGTTGAGATAATCGCTACCGGGAGTGAAGTAGTCGCTCCAGGGAGAAAAGTTGGTGTCGGTAAGGTCGCCGCTACCAACCTCTTGAACATCTACTGCTGGCTTGCGTCTCTTGGACTGAAGTTGAGGAGCCGAGTCGTTAAAGATGATGTTGATGTGATCAGAGCAGCCCTCAGCAAAGCCTTACATCGAGCAGACGTGGTCTTAACGAGCGGAGGCGCTTGGAAGAGCGAGAAGGATGTAGTTGTGAAGGTGCTTGATGATCTAGGTTGGCAGATGATCTACCATAGGGTGAAGATCGGGCCTGGCAAAGCAATAGCCTTCGGACTCTTCGGCTCAAAAGTTGTCTTCTGCCTACCCGGAGGACCACCGTCGAACGAAATCGCCTTCCTCCAACTCGTTCTACCAGCCATCTTTAAGCTTTGTGGCCTAAGGAGGTCGCTGATCCCAATAGTTAAGGCGCGTTTGGCTGAAGAGGTTAGGGGGCAGAAAGATTGGACACAGTTCATCTACGCTCACCTCAGCTATAGTGGTGATGAGTTGGTAGTTAAACCCATAGCGCTTAAGCATAGGCTTCAAGATATGGCTGAAGCGAACTCTGTGTTTATGATTCCCGAAGGGGTTGAGGTTATAGAAGCTGGTAGCATCGTTGATGCACAGCTCCTTAGGCCTCAGACACTAGCCCCCCTTCTTTAG
- a CDS encoding methylase, whose product MSTELWVAIPDSTLIECVDLREKTEKAGYIARACAIHRVTRIYIYHDQKEKARKDQRLLSILLQYIETPQYLRRHLFPKMPELAYAGVLPPLRTPSHQVKTDLSEVKEGDVREGYCYRRAGAYYVDVGLAKPARLLDAEANLGRVLVKIEDVEPELTCRLVDRSAVKGYWGFAVKQTEELSKLVKSLKPVLVIATAKEGQPIEENWKKLHTLLHSNERCLILFGSPRSGLQEILQEEGTSLENVANITLNFVPEQGTATVRTEEALYIVLGIVNLLLHLPKE is encoded by the coding sequence ATGAGCACCGAGCTCTGGGTAGCGATACCTGATTCAACTCTAATAGAGTGTGTTGATCTGAGGGAGAAGACTGAAAAAGCAGGCTACATCGCAAGAGCTTGCGCCATACATAGAGTGACGAGGATATACATCTACCACGATCAGAAAGAGAAGGCTAGGAAAGACCAAAGGCTGCTCAGCATCCTTCTCCAATATATTGAGACACCACAGTACCTTAGAAGACACCTCTTCCCCAAGATGCCTGAGCTGGCGTATGCAGGGGTGCTCCCACCCCTACGCACACCAAGCCACCAAGTCAAAACAGATCTAAGTGAAGTTAAGGAGGGGGACGTAAGAGAGGGGTACTGCTATAGACGTGCGGGCGCATATTATGTTGACGTTGGGCTAGCTAAGCCAGCACGCCTTTTGGATGCTGAAGCCAACTTGGGTAGAGTGCTCGTTAAGATAGAAGACGTTGAACCAGAGTTGACCTGCAGATTAGTTGATAGAAGTGCTGTAAAAGGGTACTGGGGTTTCGCGGTAAAGCAGACCGAAGAACTCAGCAAACTCGTCAAAAGCCTAAAGCCAGTTCTGGTAATAGCAACAGCGAAAGAAGGCCAACCAATAGAAGAGAACTGGAAGAAACTACATACCCTCTTGCACTCAAATGAGCGGTGCTTGATACTATTCGGCTCACCAAGAAGCGGCCTCCAAGAGATCCTCCAAGAAGAAGGAACTTCGCTTGAAAACGTGGCAAACATAACCCTAAACTTTGTGCCGGAGCAAGGCACAGCAACAGTCAGAACCGAGGAAGCACTCTACATCGTCTTAGGCATAGTTAACCTTCTTCTACACCTACCTAAGGAGTAA
- a CDS encoding double-stranded DNA-binding protein, translating to MSAEETPLEDKDLELIRARKMLELRKKLLKQSEEEKKADPRRILISRLIDRGLDVLEAAERAYPEETKIVVKRLAELIEQGYIQGYIRGGELLSLFRALGLHISVETTISVLEDGRLIPLAEKFRRKD from the coding sequence ATGAGCGCAGAAGAAACCCCCCTTGAGGATAAGGATCTTGAGTTGATTAGGGCTAGGAAGATGCTTGAGCTTCGGAAGAAGCTGCTTAAGCAGAGCGAAGAGGAGAAGAAGGCTGATCCAAGGCGCATACTGATATCTAGGCTTATAGATAGGGGGTTAGATGTGCTCGAAGCTGCTGAGAGAGCCTACCCAGAGGAGACCAAAATCGTCGTTAAGAGACTGGCTGAGCTTATAGAGCAAGGCTACATCCAAGGCTACATTAGAGGGGGTGAGCTTCTTTCGCTCTTTAGGGCTTTAGGTCTACACATCTCCGTTGAAACCACGATCTCCGTGTTAGAAGACGGGCGGCTTATCCCCCTTGCTGAGAAGTTTAGGCGGAAAGACTAA
- a CDS encoding RtcB family protein, translated as MSQSRFPIKRISAVEHRIEAGFKPGMKVPVTIYASDELLAKMLTDRTIDQAVNVTHLPYLYKHVVVLPDGHEGYGFPIGGVAASDAEKGVVSPGGVGYDINCGVRLIRTNLTVDDVRPRLKELLQTIYRMVPSGLGSQAIIKLTSSELDLVLTEGVKWAISKGYGWDQDREMCEEQGVMKGADPAAVSNIAKSRGAPQLGSLGSGNHFLEVQKVDKIFDKEAAAKYGITQENQIMVLVHTGSRGLGHQVCSDYLKIIEAASKKYGIDLPDRELACAPMYSKEAENYMKAMAAALNFAWSNRQMITHWVREAFRKVFKISEEDLGMRLVYDVAHNIAKYEYHNIDGSMKKVVVHRKGATRAFPAGSDAIPQQYRDVGQPVLIPGSMGTSSWVLKGTEKAMELSFGSTAHGAGRMLSRAAAVKAYTAEKIRRELESKGVLIEAASWRGVAEEAPAAYKNVDEVAEVSHAVGIATKVARLVPLGVVKG; from the coding sequence TGCTGACCGATAGAACAATAGATCAAGCGGTTAACGTAACGCACCTACCCTACCTATACAAGCACGTTGTAGTACTACCGGATGGGCACGAAGGCTACGGCTTCCCTATCGGAGGGGTTGCTGCGAGCGACGCTGAAAAGGGTGTAGTATCGCCGGGCGGAGTGGGGTACGACATAAACTGCGGTGTTAGGCTCATCAGAACAAACCTCACCGTGGATGACGTTCGACCTCGTCTTAAAGAACTCCTCCAAACGATCTATAGAATGGTGCCATCGGGGCTCGGAAGTCAAGCCATAATAAAGCTCACCTCAAGTGAGTTGGATCTTGTTTTGACCGAGGGTGTGAAGTGGGCTATATCAAAAGGCTACGGCTGGGACCAAGATAGAGAAATGTGCGAAGAGCAAGGGGTTATGAAAGGCGCAGACCCAGCTGCTGTTTCAAACATAGCAAAAAGCAGAGGTGCACCACAACTAGGTAGCCTAGGTTCTGGAAACCACTTCCTCGAGGTTCAGAAGGTGGATAAGATCTTTGACAAAGAAGCTGCGGCGAAATACGGCATAACACAAGAGAACCAGATCATGGTTTTGGTCCACACAGGCTCGAGAGGACTCGGGCATCAAGTCTGCAGTGACTACCTTAAGATAATCGAGGCTGCATCAAAGAAGTATGGTATAGACCTCCCAGATAGAGAGCTGGCTTGCGCACCGATGTATTCGAAAGAGGCTGAAAATTATATGAAGGCTATGGCTGCTGCTCTAAACTTCGCTTGGTCAAATAGGCAGATGATCACACACTGGGTTAGGGAAGCTTTTAGGAAGGTCTTCAAGATAAGTGAGGAGGACTTAGGCATGAGACTCGTCTATGATGTTGCCCACAATATCGCAAAATACGAGTACCACAACATAGACGGCTCGATGAAGAAGGTTGTTGTGCATAGGAAGGGTGCGACTAGAGCCTTCCCGGCCGGAAGCGACGCAATACCACAACAATACAGAGACGTAGGGCAGCCTGTGCTTATACCCGGCTCAATGGGCACCTCATCTTGGGTGCTTAAAGGCACTGAGAAGGCTATGGAGCTGAGCTTCGGCTCAACCGCGCACGGTGCAGGCCGAATGCTCTCGAGAGCCGCCGCAGTCAAAGCTTACACAGCAGAGAAGATAAGGCGGGAGCTTGAATCCAAAGGCGTGTTGATAGAGGCAGCGAGTTGGAGGGGAGTAGCTGAGGAGGCTCCGGCTGCATACAAGAATGTAGATGAAGTAGCCGAGGTCTCGCACGCCGTCGGGATCGCAACTAAAGTAGCAAGGCTTGTACCTCTGGGTGTGGTTAAGGGTTAG